The following are encoded together in the Balaenoptera acutorostrata chromosome 9, mBalAcu1.1, whole genome shotgun sequence genome:
- the CTSF gene encoding cathepsin F isoform X2 has translation MAPWLQLLLLLGLLPGAAPAPNEPRAAGAQAWELASPELLEPARFALEMYNRGRAARTRAALRVVRGRVRRAGQGSLYSLKATLVEPPCNDPTVCQLPVSKKTLLCSFEVLNELGKHMLLRRDCGPVDTKITDDKNETFSSFLPLLNKDPLPQDFSVKMASIFKDFVTTYNRTYDTKEARWRMSVFASNMVRAQKIQALDRGTARYGVTKFSDLTEEEFRTIYLNPLLKEEPGKKMRLAQSIPDLPPPEWDWRSKGAVTKVKDQGMCGSCWAFSVTGNVEGQWFLKRGALLSLSEQELLDCDKVDKACLGGLPSSAYSAIRTLGGLETEDDYSYRGHLQTCSFSAEKAKVYINDSVELSQNEQKLAAWLAKKGPISVAINAFGMQFYRHGISHPLRPLCSPWLIDHAVLLVGYGNRSATPFWAIKNSWGTDWGEEGYYYLHRGSGACGVNIMASSAVVD, from the exons ATGGCGCCCTGGCTGCAGCTGCTGTTGCTTTTGGGGCTGCTCCCGGGCGCCGCTCCGGCCCCCAACGAGCCCCGAGCGGCCGGCGCGCAGGCCTGGGAGCTGGCGTCCCCGGAGCTGCTGGAGCCCGCCCGCTTCGCACTAGAGATGTACAACCGCGGCCGGGCTGCCAGGACGCGGGCCGCGCTGAGGGTCGTGCGCGGTCGCGTCCGCCGG GCGGGCCAGGGGTCGCTGTACTCCCTGAAGGCGACCCTGGTGGAGCCGCCCTGCAACGACCCCACGGTGTGCCAGCTCCCTGTGTCCAAGAAAACCCTG CTTTGCAGCTTTGAAGTCCTGAATGAGCTGGGGAAACACATGCTGCTGAGGCGGGACTGTGGCCCAGTGGATACCAAGATTACAG ATGACAAAAATGAGACTTTCAGTTCATTCCTTCCACTGTTGAACAAGGATCCCCTGCCCCAG GACTTTTCTGTGAAGATGGCTTCAATCTTCAAGGACTTTGTCACCACCTATAACCGGACATATGATACGAAGGAGG CCAGGTGGCGCATGTCCGTCTTTGCCAGTAACATGGTGCGAGCGCAGAAGATCCAGGCCCTGGACCGTGGCACAGCTCGGTATGGGGTCACCAAGTTCAGTGACCTTACAG AGGAGGAGTTCCGCACCATCTACCTGAATCCCCTCCTAAAAGAGGAGCCTGGCAAGAAGATGCGCCTGGCCCAGTCCATCCCTGACCTTCCTCCACCTGAGTGGGACTGGAGGAGTAAGGGGGCTGTCACCAAAGTCAAGGACCAG GGCATGTGCGGCTCCTGCTGGGCCTTCTCAGTCACGGGCAACGTGGAGGGCCAGTGGTTCCTGAAACGGGGGGCCCTGCTCTCCCTCTCTGAGCAGG AGCTCTTGGACTGTGACAAGGTGGACAAGGCCTGCCTGGGCGGCTTGCCCTCCAGCGCCTACTCGGCCATAAGGACCCTGG GAGGGCTGGAGACAGAGGACGACTACAGCTACCGCGGCCACTTGCAGACCTGCAGCTTCTCTGCAGAGAAGGCCAAGGTCTACATCAACGACTCAGTGGAGCTGAGCCAGAATGAGCAAA AGCTGGCGGCCTGGCTGGCCAAGAAGGGCCCCATCTCCGTCGCCATCAACGCCTTTGGCATGCAG TTCTACCGCCACGGGATCTCCCACCCACTGCGGCCCCTCTGCAGCCCCTGGCTCATCGACCACGCTGTGCTGCTCGTGGGCTACGGCAACC gctctgccactcccttctgggccATCAAGAACAGCTGGGGCACTGACTGGGGTGAGGAG GGTTACTACTACTTGCACCGTGGCTCCGGGGCCTGTGGTGTGAACATCATGGCCAGCTCAGCAGTGGTGGACTGA
- the CTSF gene encoding cathepsin F isoform X3 — protein sequence MAPWLQLLLLLGLLPGAAPAPNEPRAAGAQAWELASPELLEPARFALEMYNRGRAARTRAALRVVRGRVRRAGQGSLYSLKATLVEPPCNDPTVCQLPVSKKTLLCSFEVLNELGKHMLLRRDCGPVDTKITDDKNETFSSFLPLLNKDPLPQDFSVKMASIFKDFVTTYNRTYDTKEEARWRMSVFASNMVRAQKIQALDRGTARYGVTKFSDLTEEEFRTIYLNPLLKEEPGKKMRLAQSIPDLPPPEWDWRSKGAVTKVKDQGMCGSCWAFSVTGNVEGQWFLKRGALLSLSEQELLDCDKVDKACLGGLPSSAYSAIRTLGGLETEDDYSYRGHLQTCSFSAEKAKVYINDSVELSQNEQKLAAWLAKKGPISVAINAFGMQVTGRGWTTASQDLWRGHQGNAEEPCPYLCLGLWARQDHPSSL from the exons ATGGCGCCCTGGCTGCAGCTGCTGTTGCTTTTGGGGCTGCTCCCGGGCGCCGCTCCGGCCCCCAACGAGCCCCGAGCGGCCGGCGCGCAGGCCTGGGAGCTGGCGTCCCCGGAGCTGCTGGAGCCCGCCCGCTTCGCACTAGAGATGTACAACCGCGGCCGGGCTGCCAGGACGCGGGCCGCGCTGAGGGTCGTGCGCGGTCGCGTCCGCCGG GCGGGCCAGGGGTCGCTGTACTCCCTGAAGGCGACCCTGGTGGAGCCGCCCTGCAACGACCCCACGGTGTGCCAGCTCCCTGTGTCCAAGAAAACCCTG CTTTGCAGCTTTGAAGTCCTGAATGAGCTGGGGAAACACATGCTGCTGAGGCGGGACTGTGGCCCAGTGGATACCAAGATTACAG ATGACAAAAATGAGACTTTCAGTTCATTCCTTCCACTGTTGAACAAGGATCCCCTGCCCCAG GACTTTTCTGTGAAGATGGCTTCAATCTTCAAGGACTTTGTCACCACCTATAACCGGACATATGATACGAAGGAGG AAGCCAGGTGGCGCATGTCCGTCTTTGCCAGTAACATGGTGCGAGCGCAGAAGATCCAGGCCCTGGACCGTGGCACAGCTCGGTATGGGGTCACCAAGTTCAGTGACCTTACAG AGGAGGAGTTCCGCACCATCTACCTGAATCCCCTCCTAAAAGAGGAGCCTGGCAAGAAGATGCGCCTGGCCCAGTCCATCCCTGACCTTCCTCCACCTGAGTGGGACTGGAGGAGTAAGGGGGCTGTCACCAAAGTCAAGGACCAG GGCATGTGCGGCTCCTGCTGGGCCTTCTCAGTCACGGGCAACGTGGAGGGCCAGTGGTTCCTGAAACGGGGGGCCCTGCTCTCCCTCTCTGAGCAGG AGCTCTTGGACTGTGACAAGGTGGACAAGGCCTGCCTGGGCGGCTTGCCCTCCAGCGCCTACTCGGCCATAAGGACCCTGG GAGGGCTGGAGACAGAGGACGACTACAGCTACCGCGGCCACTTGCAGACCTGCAGCTTCTCTGCAGAGAAGGCCAAGGTCTACATCAACGACTCAGTGGAGCTGAGCCAGAATGAGCAAA AGCTGGCGGCCTGGCTGGCCAAGAAGGGCCCCATCTCCGTCGCCATCAACGCCTTTGGCATGCAG GTCACAGGCAGAGGCTGGACCACAGCATCTCAGGACCTCTGGAGGGGGCATCAGGGGAACGCCGAGGAACCTTGTCCTTACCTCTGCCTCGGGCTATGGGCCAGGCAGGATCATCCATCCTCTCTATGA
- the CTSF gene encoding cathepsin F isoform X1 produces the protein MAPWLQLLLLLGLLPGAAPAPNEPRAAGAQAWELASPELLEPARFALEMYNRGRAARTRAALRVVRGRVRRAGQGSLYSLKATLVEPPCNDPTVCQLPVSKKTLLCSFEVLNELGKHMLLRRDCGPVDTKITDDKNETFSSFLPLLNKDPLPQDFSVKMASIFKDFVTTYNRTYDTKEEARWRMSVFASNMVRAQKIQALDRGTARYGVTKFSDLTEEEFRTIYLNPLLKEEPGKKMRLAQSIPDLPPPEWDWRSKGAVTKVKDQGMCGSCWAFSVTGNVEGQWFLKRGALLSLSEQELLDCDKVDKACLGGLPSSAYSAIRTLGGLETEDDYSYRGHLQTCSFSAEKAKVYINDSVELSQNEQKLAAWLAKKGPISVAINAFGMQFYRHGISHPLRPLCSPWLIDHAVLLVGYGNRSATPFWAIKNSWGTDWGEEGYYYLHRGSGACGVNIMASSAVVD, from the exons ATGGCGCCCTGGCTGCAGCTGCTGTTGCTTTTGGGGCTGCTCCCGGGCGCCGCTCCGGCCCCCAACGAGCCCCGAGCGGCCGGCGCGCAGGCCTGGGAGCTGGCGTCCCCGGAGCTGCTGGAGCCCGCCCGCTTCGCACTAGAGATGTACAACCGCGGCCGGGCTGCCAGGACGCGGGCCGCGCTGAGGGTCGTGCGCGGTCGCGTCCGCCGG GCGGGCCAGGGGTCGCTGTACTCCCTGAAGGCGACCCTGGTGGAGCCGCCCTGCAACGACCCCACGGTGTGCCAGCTCCCTGTGTCCAAGAAAACCCTG CTTTGCAGCTTTGAAGTCCTGAATGAGCTGGGGAAACACATGCTGCTGAGGCGGGACTGTGGCCCAGTGGATACCAAGATTACAG ATGACAAAAATGAGACTTTCAGTTCATTCCTTCCACTGTTGAACAAGGATCCCCTGCCCCAG GACTTTTCTGTGAAGATGGCTTCAATCTTCAAGGACTTTGTCACCACCTATAACCGGACATATGATACGAAGGAGG AAGCCAGGTGGCGCATGTCCGTCTTTGCCAGTAACATGGTGCGAGCGCAGAAGATCCAGGCCCTGGACCGTGGCACAGCTCGGTATGGGGTCACCAAGTTCAGTGACCTTACAG AGGAGGAGTTCCGCACCATCTACCTGAATCCCCTCCTAAAAGAGGAGCCTGGCAAGAAGATGCGCCTGGCCCAGTCCATCCCTGACCTTCCTCCACCTGAGTGGGACTGGAGGAGTAAGGGGGCTGTCACCAAAGTCAAGGACCAG GGCATGTGCGGCTCCTGCTGGGCCTTCTCAGTCACGGGCAACGTGGAGGGCCAGTGGTTCCTGAAACGGGGGGCCCTGCTCTCCCTCTCTGAGCAGG AGCTCTTGGACTGTGACAAGGTGGACAAGGCCTGCCTGGGCGGCTTGCCCTCCAGCGCCTACTCGGCCATAAGGACCCTGG GAGGGCTGGAGACAGAGGACGACTACAGCTACCGCGGCCACTTGCAGACCTGCAGCTTCTCTGCAGAGAAGGCCAAGGTCTACATCAACGACTCAGTGGAGCTGAGCCAGAATGAGCAAA AGCTGGCGGCCTGGCTGGCCAAGAAGGGCCCCATCTCCGTCGCCATCAACGCCTTTGGCATGCAG TTCTACCGCCACGGGATCTCCCACCCACTGCGGCCCCTCTGCAGCCCCTGGCTCATCGACCACGCTGTGCTGCTCGTGGGCTACGGCAACC gctctgccactcccttctgggccATCAAGAACAGCTGGGGCACTGACTGGGGTGAGGAG GGTTACTACTACTTGCACCGTGGCTCCGGGGCCTGTGGTGTGAACATCATGGCCAGCTCAGCAGTGGTGGACTGA